The window ACAGTTCTAGGTTTAGATCCGTCTCTCTTTCACATTTTGGTATCGATTTCGAtttcgattttgattttggtttgaaTTTCTGAATTTCtgatgaaatgaaattgttcATTGAAGATGCGCGACGGAGCATCTAGAGAAGCACGGAATTCATCTGCTGGCTCTGTCACATGTTTACATGGTGCCGCAATTGAAAGCGATGTGTACGAAAGATATCGCTCAACGGCTTACGATCGAGAGCGTTGTGGACGTTCTGCAACTCGCTAGGCTCTGCAACGCGTCTGATCTTTACCTTAAGTGTATGAAATTCGTGGCTGATCATTTTAAATTCGTTGAGAAAACTGAGGGATGGAGATTCATTCAAGATCATGATCCTTGGCTTGAGCTTGATATTCTCCAGTTCATCGAAGAAACTGAATCGGTAAACGCCATTTCAAATGCTGGAATTAGTTTTTATACACTTAGATAGAAGCAATTAATTGTTCttgaattagaattttttcctcaattgtgaattctaaaattaaaataccatTTCAAATGCtggaatcattttttaaacacttaTGATAGAAGCAATTAATTGTTCttgaattagaattttttGTCTCAATTGCGAAtgctaaaattaaaataccatTTCAAATGCTGAAATCAGTTTTTCAACACTTATGATAGAAGCAATTGATTGTTCTTGAATTAGAATCTTTTTCTCAATTGTGAATGctgaaattaaagtaaaaaaatgcaGAGGAAACAGAGAAACAGGCGGATGAGAAAAGAGAGGAAGCTATATCTACAGCTACACGAAGCAATGGAGTGTTTAGAACACATATGTTCAGAAGGCTGCACCATAGTAGGACCTTACAACGTGGAGCcgaagaaggagagagaacCGTGTGCACATTACTCCACATGTCACGGTCTTCAGCTTCTGATCAAACACTTCGCGACGTGTAAGAAGCGAACCAACGGCCAAGGATGCGGGCGCTGCAAGCGCATGTGGCAGCTCCTGAAGCTCCACTCCTCCATCTGCGACCACTCCGACTGCTGCAAAGTCCCTCTCTGCCGGAAATTCAGGTCGCCGCCCGACGATACAGAGAAGATGAAGCGCAAGGACGACGCACAGTGGAAGATGCTTGTCCGAAAAGTGGTTTCGGCAAAAGCGATGTCGTCCCTCTCATTGACGAGTAAGAAGGTGTCGGATATGGAGGACGGCAAGGCGCTCGCTAATCACTGTGGGATTGGAAGCTTTAGATTACAGACGGTTCGACGGTACAGATGATGGTGATGTGGTTCTCTGGGATTGGGGTGGTGAAAGATGTGAGattgtaaaatttttttatttgattttttctttctttcttctggaGTAGATGGGATTATAATATAAGGCTTGAATTCATAGTAAGAATTGGCTTTTACTTATTAGAGATTAAAAAGGGTGTAAGATTTATACCTCTTTCTCAATATGCAAAtcttagatttatttattctcttgcttagaaatattcaaattcttcttttctttccaactAAAAACCCTTCATCTCTGGTTAAGAATCACTAATAGATCATAATTCAGTGTAGAAGATTCGGTCCACGGAAACCCAATAAGTTAGTGCAACTTTCTTGATCACATGCCCAACTTGCCTTTGATCTAGTGCATTTCGATCATCTTTTGTCATATCCCTAGCCAATCGACAAAACCCTAATTGAAGCGTATTTTCTAATTGTGGGTAAGTCCCTAATTGAAGAGTCGTATTTTCTAATTGTGGGTAAGTCCCTAATTGAAGAGTATTTTCTTGGGTAAGTTCAACTAGTCCAAAACTTTTCTTGCTACATCGGTATGCAGAAACCCAGTGTAACACCTTAAGCCCTCACTAGGCCCTGTTTTGTGGTTAGTCCTCACTGGTTTGTGGTTAGCCCTCACTAGGCCTAGGTTGGTTTGTGGTTAGCCCTCACCAGGAGCCTTCACTAGGTCCtgattttgataccatttgtaacagttcaagccagctacttccttctcctctcaaatgaaggtgggatctcacaatccaccctttagGGCAGCGTCTTTACTGGTACACTgatccaatccaccccttagTTTATTGGTACACTgatccaatccaccccttaggACACTGTCTTCGCTGGTACACTAATCCAATCTACCCCCTTAGGGCctagggcccagcgtcttcggTACACCGACCGATGTCTaattctaataccatttgtaataggtCCAAACCCTCATACCCAAGTACgttcattaaaaataacaaatacaTATTGTTTCCTCTCCCAATGATTAAAGTTGGGAAATCAAGCATGGAAGCAAAGACAACCGCAAAAATGGCAGTCGCCCAAATTGCCATCAAACAAAATATCGCGGTTGCTTTCACgaccaaattagggttttcgacAGCCGTGGAGGTGGACAACATTAATGATTCATCAGAATTTGGATTCCTTAAACAACCATTTTCTTCTGTCCACCTGGCGTTTGTTATTCCACCTAACTCAATAAATCTCCTCATCATATGGACTGCCCTGTGCGGTTTAAATATCTTCTATAGTTGAGCCAAACGGTGTCGTTTTCGGTAAATAAAATCTTCctacatttttctctctttttttttctttctttcaaacttatttatttatttatgtttacgTTGATATAAGTAGAGATGCCCATGGAGTGAGGTGGGACGGCGCCCGAAGTGTGAATTTCATGAGTGAAACTTGTGGGGATAACGTTCTCGAAATAATAAACTTGTGGGGGAATAATCCCGTCTCCGATCCCATTTATCTAATGGGAAAAAATGTTTTCCATTCATTCTCCTATTCTGCATCTAAACAAGGAATTCTCTCCCCGTTTGAGGCTTGTaaaatggacatctctagCTATAAGGTCGAGATGTTGTACACTAAAGTGTTCGAGAGCTAGGTTGAGTTAGATTCTgatattttttagtataaattttttgagttcTTGGCAAAATGTATTTtgtaaagaaagaacaaaaatatcgTATATCAAAATAGTGACATGGATAGGTGATTTGATTGGATTTGGAGCGATCTTGgaataagattaaaattatagttGAAATTTCTTGTCCTTCTGACACGAATGATTTGAGTTCAatcaaatgatttgatttgaataatgtttctttttatggGAGAAACTAaaccacaaacaaaaataaacacTAAATTAGGCTAAAAAATCGAGCAAGAGAGAGAGTAAAATAGACTAAACGGGGAGAAAGACGGGTTCcaatttcaaagaaagaatataaatttggATCGAAAGTCGAGTTCCCTGATTGACCTCTTGTAAGACCCACGACTTGCATCCATCGATCCATGTGATCCTTAACCTTGGGAAGAATCaacgaaaccctaatttgtcATGGGCTAAATTTGGATCGAAAGTCGAGTTCCTTGATTGGCCTCCTGTAAGACCCACGACTTGCATCCATCGACCCATGTGATCCTTAACCTTGGGTAGAATCAACGAAACCCTAATTGAGAGGTACATAACACCGTTCTTCCATTACGAGAATGTAGATCTTTTGTCATGGGCTAAATTTGGATCGAAAATCGAGTTCCTTGATTGGCCTACTGTAAGACCCACGACTTGCATCCATCGACCCATGTGATCCTTAACCTTGGGAAGAATCAACGAAACCCTAATTGAGAGGTACATAACACCGTTCTTCCATTACGAGAATGTAGATCTTTTGTCATGGGCTAAATTTGGATCGAAAATCGAGTTCCTTGATTGGCCTACTGTAAGACCCACGACTTGCATCCATCGACCCATGTGATCCTTAACCTTGGGAAGAATCAACGAAACCCTAATTGAGAGGTACATAACACCGTTCTTCCATTACGAGAATGTAAGTCTAACTAACTCAAAAACTATTTCGAAATCCAAAACTTTTGTCATGGGCTAACTTTAATATTCGAGTATGAAGCGCCACAcccatatattttattgttgtcATGTGAAAGTAAATGCGTTACCATGTTCGGATTTTGACAATAACAGTCTTTTCTTTCCAGGGCTTTCCtcgagattttaaaacgcgtctactaagaatatgtttctacacccttataaggaatatttggttcccctctctaaccagtgtgggatctcacacaccAGGTTGAAACAAGCCAACACCTAGTGTCAAAGGCTTACCATAAGCAATTTGAGTCAACGAACACCTATTTTTGCTGCAAGACAACTCTATCATCGCACTGAGATGACAAAGTCTTAGACAAATGACACGATAAGAACAAGTTAAAGTTGATCAAACTAACGAGTCTAATCGAGGACAAGTGAGAGGAGCTCTCGATCTACTCAAAATTTACAAGGAGCTCTAAAACATGCACGagaacttaaatttttttaaacgcTTAGAAAATCGATCTAAATAAGTCGATAATTGTGTTTAATGGTTGATTTAAAGTCATTTATGGGTGAATCAATCCAATGAACATTCGAGTTTTTTTTAGACAGTTCTTCGAAGCCCATGAAAGAGATATCAGCCCATTTAAGGCccaatatataatatattctaGGCCcacataataatttaatttattctaaaatttaatttttatgtcgcataaatttgattttataatttggaaatatttaaaatttacttatttttgataattttaaatattaattttattttttatagtttaatgaaattttataaatgatttgtaGACATTATAAcctttaaatttgattaagttattaatttattgaaattataaaaattaaattcataatttagtttatattttaagataaataagAAAAGCCAACCGAACCATGGTTAGATTTAACCTGGATTGGTTAATAAAATCATTGACCGAGTTTGGAAAAGAGATTCCCTCGAAATCAACGGTTGGTCCATCGCAACGTGGACGGTTAGATCTCTCTCATCTCCCTCATGCTTCGTCGTTAGGTTAAAATTAGGGGTGCTTTTCGGTTCTATTCCACAAATTTCCTTCTGCGGAAGAATATTTCTTCTCATCTCCTTCTTTCCGAATCCTCCAATTCTCTGGTTCTtcgatcatcttcttcaattcGAGATACTGCTTTTTTCTGCGAGATCATGGAGATGGAGCGCATGATTGAGTTTCCTCACACGCATCTTGATCGGAGGCCCCGAAAGAGGGCTCGTTTGGGCTGGGACGTTGTCCCTGAGGCCCCTAAGGTATAATCTCCGATCCCCTCTTTCAGATctgattttattttgggttgattttggttttgtaGATCTAGATCTGCtggatttttctttgtttaggTATGTATTAGTTTCACACGCCGAGGTATAATTTCTGATCAAAGTAGCTTAAGAAAGCCTTTCGTTCTTTGCTCTTTGTTATCTTAGATTTACTTGATCGCTGATTCTCGTTTTTTTCCATCGAGATTCCTGATTATTCTATGAGTATAGACTATTTTTCTTGAGCTTGATTTATCGAACTGTTGAGATAACgagtttctattttatttttaagctCGAATGAATTATCTTGTCAGATCAGGTaagtgtttatttatttatttggatggATGCTTATATGTCTCTTGTGATGTATGCTTTTTCCTTGTTATTTCTCTTCCATTCCACGAATTGTTTAAATTCGGTGTTTCCCTTTCCTTGCTTATCTTCCGTGTTTATTTGCCATGTATCTGCCTTTTATTCATCTCTCTGAGTATTTCGTCTCATCTGTATTCATTCAACAAAATCTTGCATTTTATTATGTGTTGTGGAAAATGAAGGCTGTGGGTGAGGATATTAGGTCTAGGAAGGGCAAACTTTTATATGAATGGGTGACTGTGTGTAGGCCCAGGTAGGAATATGTTGTGGACAAGACTTTGGGAATATGCCAAGCtttgcatcttcaaaagcaCCATCAGATCATTCTTCTGATCCACTATTTGTTAAGGGAGTGGCTCGAAATGGTTCTCCCCCTTGGCGAGAAGATGACAAAGATGGGCATTACATGTTTGCGCTTGGAGATAATTTAACTTCTCGCTGTAAATACACTTGACTATGatcaaatgaatttttatgttGTATCAGAATTTATCATCGTAGCTTTCTTCTCTTGTGATGAATAAGTtcctttgtttatttaaacGAAGGCTGCAATTTCTACTTTCGCTTCCAACTGAAGACTGTATTTTAAACAATGTTCATCATTGTCGcttacttttattttcatttttcaaaatttgccTCATCATCGTTACTTTGGAATTGCTTAGGATAGTTAGGTTTTTGGAGATTATCATGTCTTTTCCTATGGTTGTTACTTTATCTTAATCTGACAATTTTTCTTCTGTGCCAGATAAAATACATAGCAAAATGGGTGAAGGTACATTTGGACAGGTTTTAGAATGTTGGGACAACGAAAGGAAGGAAATGGTTGCTATTAAAATTGTGCGTGGAATTAGGAAATATCGTGATGCAGCTATGATAGAAATTGAAGTGTTACAGCAACTTCAAAAGCATGATAAAGGTGGCAACCGGTGAGTATCTTTTTTGTTCCAAGTCTTCCCTACTGCCATGATTTGCTCTGTAgatcttgttttctttgaggCTATGGTTAAATGGCTTTATTCCTTGCAGTTGTGTTCAAATACGGAACTGGTTTGACTATCGTAACCATATCTGTATTGTAAGTATAAGGCTGTTTTATCATAGATTAATTTCCCCGATTCACTAAATATGGGGAATTAAGATTTTTGGGTGAACTTGGATGGTTTTAACAGGTGTTTGAGAAGCTTGGGCCAAGTTTATACGATTTCCTACGGAAAAACAATTATCGCTCCTTTCCCATTGACCTAGTTCGTGACATTGGCAGACAACTGTTGGAGTGTGTAGCATGTGTGTAGTATTTTATTGAACCTAgtcctttcattttccttttttctagTGTCTTGTTTACATTGCAAAACACTCCGCACATTTCTTCCAGTTGAATTGTTATTAGTATCTGTTGTACGACGTTTCCtgcaattttatttaaaatgtatgTCTAGTCAgttctaattttttgttttgtaaccTAATGATTTCTTTGATACTTGAAATCCAGTCATGCATGACCTACGAATGGTACATACTGACTTGAAGCCTGAGAACGTGCTGTTAGTCTCTGCAGATTATGTTAAAGTACACGACTATAAGGTAATTATACTTGTTTTATGATAGTTTCTTGGATTGTTCCTACTTTTAGTTCTCTGGGTAAGCTTTGCTAATTACTTTGACCATTCACAGCAGAATTTGTCTCGGTCACCAAGGGATAGTTCTAACTTCAAAAGAGTGCCCAAGTCAAGTGCTATAAAGGTGATTGATTTTGGTAGCACCACTTATGATCGTCCAGATCAGAATTACATCGTTTCAACACGCCATTATCGAGCACCAGAGGTCATCCTTGGTAAGGAACTTTGATTTTGGTAGTGCTAAGTAGGGTGTTTTTATTTACGTTGAACTTGACCATATTATTAACTGTGTAGGTCTTGGATGGAGTTTTCCTTGTGATATATGGAGTGTTGGCTGTATCCTTGTTGAACTGTGCTCGGTATGTGTCTTGTTTGTATGTAATACGACTTTAGCAGAGTAAGGTTCGGTTTTGTTGAGTTTTCAATTCAATATCTTTTTCAGGGTGAAGCACTCTTTCAAACTCACGAGAACTTGGAGCACTTGGCGATGATGGAGCGTGTGCTCGGTCCATTGCCACATGAGATGCTGAAGAGAGTAGAGTGAGTATTTAGCCCTTGGTGTGTGTGTTATGCAGTAAGAACCAAAAATGCtgaaatttgttctttttcgtGTATCCATAGTCGGCATGCTGAAAAGTACGTTAGAAGAGGTAGATTAGATTGGCCAGAAGGAGCAACCTCGAGGGATAGTATAAAGGCTGTTCAAAAGCTGCCTCGTTTACCGGTTTGTATTTGAATGGCGTTTCGACCTGGCTGGCGCCTTTCGTTTTCAACACACTAATTATATTGTTGTTCAAATGTATGCAGAACTTGATAATGCAGCATGTAGACCATTCAGCAGGCGAATTGATTCATCTTGTTCAAGGGTTGCTTCGATACGAACCTGCCGATAGACTAACCGCGCATGAAGCCCTAAGGCAcccattctttacaagggatCCCTTGAGGAGATTGTAGTTTTTATTAGTGGGGGACGTAATTAACTGACTAGCATAGCATTTGGGCTCTTCACACTCGACTTCATGCAAACTTGTGTACAGCCGCATTGGATGGATGGACGGACGGACGGACGGACGGACGAATCTGCAAATTGTTTAACAAATACATGGATTTGGACGTGGTAGACAAAATTGTGAGCAAAACACTTAATTTGTCTATATGAGTGGTTGtgtatattaattttcatgtatatttttgttttcactaACGTATTGGATTGGTAATCAGACAACACATTTGTTCATCAatataattacaataattatattattgtatCTTTATCTCCACCACCATATTTGCAATTTAATCTTGAATTGAATTATGGGACTGTGCAATTGAGTTGAAACTTGGGataatgaaattcaaaaacaataaatcCTGGCAGTCTCTCACAAGCATAATAATTTCTGCCGAACTCTCAATAAATGATGCATGGGAGCGGATGCTTGTCCAGTGTTGCAAGGTCAAGGAAGTTTGGTGATCTAATGACAGGGTAGCCGGTGACCGAAGTGAATGGTGGCTGTAACAGCAGTCTTAAGGTAGCGAAATTTCTTGTTGGGTAAGATTTGATCCACACAAAAGGCGTAACGGGAATCGATGACTAAGCCCCAGTGAACGGTGGCTGTAACTATAGCGGTCTTAAGGTAGCGAAATTACTTGTTGGGTAAGATATGATCTACACAAAAGGCGTAACAGGAACCGAAGCCTCAGTGAACGATGGCTGTAACTATA is drawn from Cucurbita pepo subsp. pepo cultivar mu-cu-16 chromosome LG09, ASM280686v2, whole genome shotgun sequence and contains these coding sequences:
- the LOC111802525 gene encoding BTB/POZ and TAZ domain-containing protein 1-like; translation: MESTPLATSVPPTALPDDLYCTLPASAASAAVQPIPTSIFRELPEPDVQILASGGLRIPAHSGILASISPVLEHVIDRPRKKRNAEKVISILGVPSDAVVSFVRFLYSSRCATEHLEKHGIHLLALSHVYMVPQLKAMCTKDIAQRLTIESVVDVLQLARLCNASDLYLKCMKFVADHFKFVEKTEGWRFIQDHDPWLELDILQFIEETESRKQRNRRMRKERKLYLQLHEAMECLEHICSEGCTIVGPYNVEPKKEREPCAHYSTCHGLQLLIKHFATCKKRTNGQGCGRCKRMWQLLKLHSSICDHSDCCKVPLCRKFRSPPDDTEKMKRKDDAQWKMLVRKVVSAKAMSSLSLTSKKVSDMEDGKALANHCGIGSFRLQTVRRYR
- the LOC111802510 gene encoding serine/threonine-protein kinase AFC2-like isoform X2 — its product is MEMERMIEFPHTHLDRRPRKRARLGWDVVPEAPKAQVGICCGQDFGNMPSFASSKAPSDHSSDPLFVKGVARNGSPPWREDDKDGHYMFALGDNLTSRYKIHSKMGEGTFGQVLECWDNERKEMVAIKIVRGIRKYRDAAMIEIEVLQQLQKHDKGGNRCVQIRNWFDYRNHICIVFEKLGPSLYDFLRKNNYRSFPIDLVRDIGRQLLECVAFMHDLRMVHTDLKPENVLLVSADYVKVHDYKNLSRSPRDSSNFKRVPKSSAIKVIDFGSTTYDRPDQNYIVSTRHYRAPEVILGLGWSFPCDIWSVGCILVELCSGEALFQTHENLEHLAMMERVLGPLPHEMLKRVDRHAEKYVRRGRLDWPEGATSRDSIKAVQKLPRLPNLIMQHVDHSAGELIHLVQGLLRYEPADRLTAHEALRHPFFTRDPLRRL
- the LOC111802510 gene encoding serine/threonine-protein kinase AFC2-like isoform X1 translates to MEMERMIEFPHTHLDRRPRKRARLGWDVVPEAPKAQVGICCGQDFGNMPSFASSKAPSDHSSDPLFVKGVARNGSPPWREDDKDGHYMFALGDNLTSRYKIHSKMGEGTFGQVLECWDNERKEMVAIKIVRGIRKYRDAAMIEIEVLQQLQKHDKGGNRCVQIRNWFDYRNHICIVFEKLGPSLYDFLRKNNYRSFPIDLVRDIGRQLLECVAFMHDLRMVHTDLKPENVLLVSADYVKVHDYKQNLSRSPRDSSNFKRVPKSSAIKVIDFGSTTYDRPDQNYIVSTRHYRAPEVILGLGWSFPCDIWSVGCILVELCSGEALFQTHENLEHLAMMERVLGPLPHEMLKRVDRHAEKYVRRGRLDWPEGATSRDSIKAVQKLPRLPNLIMQHVDHSAGELIHLVQGLLRYEPADRLTAHEALRHPFFTRDPLRRL